A window from Drosophila yakuba strain Tai18E2 chromosome 3L, Prin_Dyak_Tai18E2_2.1, whole genome shotgun sequence encodes these proteins:
- the LOC6534330 gene encoding enolase-phosphatase E1 has protein sequence MSSSKAKKSSKGDQIPKPISIKKEKIEDERKLQPISHYIDDRLELVKQIFGTLKPKTIMNLAPEFLKKTPLDEIEELCLEELLCLSTKRLKSIIENTKCPTDTESSEDSDVEHKEEHISLEEISSDSDIGGQESRKTKKKLRSKKTSNGNENKESGGQMSVLELLELQARARAIRSQLAMEPITKIEVKSDDDNDEVPAEQVQRKEKEKRSTKKKDSGKRKPQESAIATSSQPDSSSREQQAPRKKIKIKRNYRQTSRSPEKEVPPPASAPSPKTLVTVNDINKLPRSKSRSASPDVIPIQTEPETLLISDSTDDEATKKKTIETTKQVEADPPAPVVESEPEEGEVRDEPEEPAKPDEPANPEDSTESEAAAISKELECNKPEESDKSDTLDVTIDKEQPSEEAPSANIPTEPKKPIASEPTALDDEDQNDDVISIGGDLEMIEEMTKDDHSPPVSIKSEKKEKMQDPEELDNDVISLDTSEDERDKLQQPDSESWRSRYMKSSKVSQVLAESRLGKRVRDKLKKSKRSKVTASEEQSKVEKPDSFTSKHEDGSIEQYQELLQHRQRKTSNSSKGDK, from the exons ATGAGTAGCTCAAAAGCGAAAAAGTCCAGCAAGGGCGACCAAATCCCAAAGCCCATTAGCATTAAGAAGGAGAAGATCGAAGATGAGCGGAAGCTGCAACCGATTTCCCACTACATCGACGACCGTCTGGAACTGGTGAAACAGATTTTTGGGACCTTAAAACCGAAAACTATTATGAACCTGGCTCCAGAGTTCCTAAAG AAAACGCCCCTGGACGAAATCGAAGAACTTTGCCTGGAGGAGCTACTCTGTTTGTCTACGAAGCGCCTAAAATCCATAATAGAAAACACGAAATGTCCCACAGACACGGAGAGCTCCGAGGATTCCGATGTAGAGCACAAAGAGG AACACATCTCGCTAGAGGAGATTTCGTCCGACAGCGACATTGGAGGTCAAGAATCGCGAAAAA CTAAGAAGAAGCTTAGATCCAAAAAAACGAGCAATGGGAATGAAAACAAAGAGT CGGGCGGTCAAATGAGCGTGCTGGAACTGTTGGAACTTCAGGCGCGTGCCAGGGCCATCCGCTCCCAGCTGGCAATGGAGCCAATCACCAAAATAGAGGTCAAGTCGGATGATGATAATGACGAGGTACCAGCGGAACAGGTTcagcgaaaagaaaaagagaagCGCAGCACTAAAAAAAAGGATTCGGGCAAGCGGAAACCGCAGGAATCAGCTATTGCAACATCTTCCCAGCCAGATAGCAGCAGCAGGGAGCAGCAAGCTCcgagaaaaaaaatcaagattAAGAGAAACTATCGGCAGACTTCAAGGTCGCCAGAGAAGGAAGTTCCACCTCCAGCATCTGCTCCTTCTCCCAAAACATTGGTTACAGTTAACGATATAAACAAACTGCCACGTTCCAAATCACGTTCGGCCTCACCAGATGTTATTCCCATACAAACGGAGCCTGAAACACTGCTTATTAGCGACAGCACGGATGATGAGGCCACTAAAAAGAAGACAATTGAAACAACTAAGCAAGTCGAAGCGGACCCACCAGCCCCAGTCGTTGAAAGCGAGCCAGAGGAGGGAGAAGTTCGCGATGAACCTGAAGAGCCAGCCAAGCCAGATGAGCCAGCCAATCCAGAAGATTCTACCGAGTCAGAAGCAGCTGCTATATCGAAAGAACTGGAATGTAATAAGCCAGAAGAATCGGATAAGTCTGATACGCTCGATGTAACAATTGATAAGGAACAGCCGTCGGAAGAAGCTCCCTCAGCTAATATCCCTACAGAGCCCAAGAAGCCAATTGCATCCGAACCAACTGCCCTTGACGACGAAGATCAAAACGACGATGTCATTTCAATAGGTGGTGATCTAGAAATGATTGAGGAAATGACGAAGGATGACCATTCACCGCCAGTGAGCATCAAAAGTGAGAAAAAGGAGAAGATGCAGGATCCCGAGGAACTGGACAACGATGTCATATCCCTGGACACAAGCGAGGACGAGCGCGATAAGCTTCAACAGCCAGACTCCGAG TCCTGGCGCTCACGCTACATGAAGAGCTCCAAGGTCAGCCAGGTGCTGGCCGAATCCCGTTTGGGAAAGCGCGTCCGCGACAAACTCAAGAAATCAAAACGTAGCAAAGTCACCGCCAGCGAGGAGCAGTCCAAGGTCGAAAAGCCGGATTCATTTACTTCCAAGCATGAAGACGGTTCCATTGAGCAATACCAGGAGCTTCTGCAGCACCGACAGCGTAAAACATCAAACAGCAGCAAAGGGGATAAATAA
- the LOC6534331 gene encoding uncharacterized protein LOC6534331, producing MPINQKEVAPQLDSQTGADQGEEEEQPEDENRLEKFTVRLNGQHDLEQRLKDFKAACEAHEKHARRRKRKRYYHLGLVAKLVTETTHDELRRMLENGTYTFHVDAVANKPDELKAILDTMNIAISAHSVERELRLTTGLALEINGECCRVGRLRNNCTVMLARGGVVTLTTDESYRYKGFKEIVFVINLRCYLASVQLGDIVLIGREVRGRVVKTLREALTVMIIDAGLVASYEFIELPRQCHALDPELYPDLYMKDLELAASMNANYVVLPKIRCKSFLRAVRQTINSDFNLKLIGMIDFEYVRSNMLDLLGIIKLVDYIWIPDMFNVNCCVYNYIMEDVLPISQCQKKPVIGTVPLERCSDFKRFELHDFLWKVDAIHIQKSPWCNKYPLIVKKLMPIKDYRVGAVQNKMVLKSILTSYQTIVNFIIRTISSIECQAIFLFTTCETASVALSRIEIYCPVYVMMPLEETDDAETITCKVEMARALHLRRNMHPVLYTKDLNECNYTPIEFGVDFMRKKGCLEVGDFVVTLEVGKEDSDNVVIGVGEDVCILRAFYVSPLFACEKFKYGG from the coding sequence ATGCCGATCAACCAGAAAGAGGTAGCGCCGCAACTAGACAGCCAGACGGGTGCGGATCAGggtgaggaggaggagcaaccGGAGGACGAGAATCGTCTGGAGAAGTTTACGGTGCGGCTTAATGGACAACATGACCTGGAGCAGCGTTTAAAGGATTTCAAAGCGGCATGTGAGGCTCACGAGAAGCATGCCAGACGGCGGAAGCGGAAGCGATACTACCATTTGGGTCTTGTAGCCAAACTGGTGACGGAAACCACTCACGACGAGCTGCGACGTATGCTGGAAAATGGAACCTACACCTTTCACGTCGATGCGGTGGCCAATAAGCCCGATGAACTAAAAGCCATTTTGGACACTATGAACATTGCCATCTCGGCGCATTCTGTAGAGAGGGAACTACGTCTGACCACTGGCCTGGCTCTGGAGATAAACGGCGAGTGCTGTCGCGTTGGCAGACTGAGGAACAACTGCACCGTGATGCTGGCACGAGGTGGAGTCGTCACACTCACCACGGATGAATCTTACCGCTACAAAGGCTTTAAGGAAATAGTATTCGTGATCAATCTGCGTTGTTATCTCGCCTCCGTTCAGTTGGGCGATATTGTGCTGATCGGACGTGAAGTTAGGGGTAGAGTGGTGAAGACCCTGCGAGAAGCGCTAACCGTGATGATTATAGATGCCGGTCTGGTAGCTTCCTACGAATTTATAGAGCTTCCTAGACAGTGCCACGCTCTGGATCCGGAGCTATATCCCGATCTGTACATGAAAGATCTTGAGTTGGCTGCGTCTATGAATGCCAACTATGTGGTTCTGCCCAAGATACGATGCAAGAGCTTCCTTCGTGCCGTGCGGCAGACCATTAACTCGGATTTCAACCTGAAGTTGATCGGAATGATAGATTTTGAGTATGTGCGGAGCAACATGCTGGATCTCCTAGGCATCATAAAGCTGGTGGACTACATTTGGATACCGGACATGTTCAACGTAAACTGTTGCGTCTATAACTACATTATGGAGGACGTGCTTCCCATTTCACAGTGCCAGAAGAAGCCAGTAATTGGCACGGTTCCGCTGGAGCGTTGTAGCGATTTTAAGCGATTTGAGTTGCATGATTTCCTGTGGAAGGTTGACGCTATTCACATCCAAAAAAGTCCGTGGTGCAACAAATATCCGCTGATAGTCAAAAAGCTGATGCCCATCAAAGATTATCGAGTTGGCGCGGTCCAGAATAAGATGGTACTAAAGAGCATCTTAACCTCGTACCAGACGATAGTGAATTTTATCATCCGCACAATAAGCTCGATTGAGTGCCAGGCCATCTTTTTGTTCACTACTTGCGAAACCGCCAGCGTTGCCCTTTCGCGCATTGAGATTTACTGCCCAGTGTATGTTATGATGCCGCTGGAGGAGACAGATGACGCGGAAACCATTACGTGCAAGGTGGAAATGGCTCGTGCGCTTCATTTGCGCCGTAACATGCACCCTGTTCTGTACACCAAGGATCTCAACGAGTGCAACTACACTCCTATTGAGTTTGGAGTGGACTTTATGCGGAAGAAGGGCTGCTTGGAGGTTGGCGACTTTGTAGTTACTCTGGAGGTGGGCAAGGAGGATTCGGATAATGTGGTCATCGGCGTAGGAGAGGATGTCTGTATCCTGCGGGCATTCTACGTGTCGCCACTTTTTGCCTGCGAGAAGTTCAAGTACGGTGGCTAA
- the LOC6534332 gene encoding UDP-sugar transporter UST74c: MSVSRGGNTTLDLQPLLESDDGSREQEEKMGGSGGASLLNGSGSKELSHREREDSALFVKKIGSALFYGMSSFMITVVNKTVLTSYHFPSFLFLSLGQLTASIVVLGVGKRLKLVNFPPLQRNTFSKIFPLPLIFLGNMMFGLGGTKTLSLPMFAALRRFSILMTMLLELKILGLRPSNAVQVSVYAMIGGALLAASDDLSFNMRGYIYVMITNALTASNGVYVKKKLDTSEIGKYGLMYYNSLFMFLPALALNYVTGDLDQALNFGQWNDSVFVLQFLLSCVMGFILSYSTILCTQFNSALTTTIVGCLKNICVTYLGMFIGGDYVFSWLNCIGINISVLASLLYTYVTFRRKRAPDKQDHLPSTRGENV; encoded by the coding sequence ATGAGTGTCTCGCGCGGCGGCAACACAACGCTCGACCTGCAGCCGCTCCTGGAGAGCGATGACGGAAGCAgggagcaggaggagaagaTGGGCGGATCGGGTGGGGCATCGCTGCTTAATGGATCCGGTTCGAAGGAGCTGAGCCACCGGGAACGCGAGGACTCGGCGTTGTTCGTCAAGAAGATCGGAAGCGCTTTATTCTACGGCATGTCCTCCTTCATGATTACGGTGGTAAACAAGACGGTGCTGACCTCCTACCACTTCCCCTCGTTCCTGTTCCTCAGCCTCGGCCAGCTTACTGCTAGCATTGTGGTCCTGGGCGTTGGCAAGCGCCTGAAATTGGTGAACTTTCCACCTCTTCAGAGAAATACATTCTCGAAGATATTTCCACTGCCACTGATATTTCTGGGAAATATGATGTTCGGACTGGGCGGAACAAAGACCCTAAGTCTGCCCATGTTCGCGGCCCTACGACGCTTCTCCATCCTGATGACCATGCTGCTGGAGCTCAAGATCCTGGGCCTGCGACCATCTAATGCGGTTCAGGTCAGCGTGTACGCCATGATTGGTGGAGCCCTGCTGGCGGCCTCTGATGATTTGTCGTTCAACATGAGGGGATACATCTATGTGATGATCACCAACGCCTTGACCGCCTCGAATGGCGTGTATGTGAAAAAGAAACTCGACACCTCGGAGATCGGAAAGTACGGCCTGATGTACTACAACTCGCTGTTTATGTTTCTGCCTGCGCTGGCCCTCAACTATGTTACAGGGGATCTGGATCAGGCGCTGAACTTCGGACAATGGAATGACTCAGTGTTTGTGCTGCAGTTCCTGCTCAGTTGCGTTATGGGTTTCATCCTGTCGTACAGCACTATCCTGTGCACGCAGTTCAACTCGGCGCTGACCACCACCATTGTGGGCTGCCTGAAAAACATATGCGTAACATATCTGGGCATGTTCATTGGCGGCGACTATGTCTTCTCGTGGCTCAACTGTATCGGGATCAACATTAGCGTGCTGGCTAGTCTGCTGTACACGTACGTCACTTTTCGGCGGAAGCGAGCGCCCGATAAGCAAGACCACTTGCCCAGCACCCGCGGCGAGAATGTCTAG
- the LOC6534333 gene encoding ubiquinone biosynthesis protein COQ4 homolog, mitochondrial isoform X1, which translates to MMMMIIMTMMPTILLIRSPGAPPHISSMNPQIIMMQRCLRLPKPLALRRGLHVAQVNGQAVATEAPEAEPQDAFERQYLKERIEISPFQRVFLGAGSSIAALLDPRRHDMIACLGETTGEDALLTILDTMQASEEGQRIMADKPRIHTSTIDFKYLETLPPDTFGAAYVKFLKDNQVTPDSRMAVRFLEDPKLAYLMTRYRECHDLIHTVLDMPTNMLGEVAVKWVEALNTGLPMCYGGAVFGAVRLRPKQRRAYLKHYLPWALENGKRSKPLMPVYWEKRWEQNIHELRSELGITVLNKA; encoded by the exons atgatgatgatgataataatGACGATGATGCCGACGATCTTGCTGATAAGGTCACCGGGTGCACCTCCCCATATCTCCTCTATGAATCCACAGATCATCATGATGCAACGCTGTTTGCGTCTACCAAAGCCGCTGGCCCTGCGTCGAGGCCTTCACGTGGCCCAAGTTAATGGCCAAGCGGTGGCCACAGAAGCACCCGAGGCAGAGCCTCAGGATGCCTTCGAGCGTCAGTACCTGAAGGAGCGAATCGAGATATCGCCTTTCCAGCGGGTTTTCCTAGGAGCAGGTTCCTCTATTGCTGCTCTTCTGGATCCAAGACG CCATGACATGATCGCCTGTTTGGGTGAGACGACTGGAGAGGATGCTCTGTTGACTATTTTGGACACCATGCAGGCCAGCGAGGAGGGTCAGCGCATCATGGCCGATAAGCCCCGCATCCACACCAGCACCATTGACTTTAAGTACCTAGAAACCTTGCCACCGGATACCTTTGGAGCCGCTTACGTAAAGTTTCTGAAAGATAAT CAAGTCACGCCGGACAGTCGCATGGCCGTGAGGTTTCTGGAGGACCCGAAGTTGGCCTACTTGATGACGCGGTATCGCGAATGCCACGACCTGATCCACACGGTGCTGGACATGCCCACCAATATGCTCGGCGAGGTGGCTGTCAAGTGGGTGGAGGCTCTGAACACCGGACTGCCCATGTGCTATGGTGGCGCGGTGTTCGGAGCAGTTCGCCTACGTCCCAA GCAGCGGCGTGCGTACTTGAAGCATTACTTGCCGTGGGCCCTGGAGAACGGAAAGCGGAGCAAGCCCTTGATGCCTGTCTACTGGGAGAAGCGCTGGGAGCAGAACATCCACGAGCTGCGCTCCGAATTGGGAATTACTGTGTTGAATAAAGCCTGA
- the LOC6534333 gene encoding ubiquinone biosynthesis protein COQ4 homolog, mitochondrial isoform X2: MNPQIIMMQRCLRLPKPLALRRGLHVAQVNGQAVATEAPEAEPQDAFERQYLKERIEISPFQRVFLGAGSSIAALLDPRRHDMIACLGETTGEDALLTILDTMQASEEGQRIMADKPRIHTSTIDFKYLETLPPDTFGAAYVKFLKDNQVTPDSRMAVRFLEDPKLAYLMTRYRECHDLIHTVLDMPTNMLGEVAVKWVEALNTGLPMCYGGAVFGAVRLRPKQRRAYLKHYLPWALENGKRSKPLMPVYWEKRWEQNIHELRSELGITVLNKA; this comes from the exons ATGAATCCACAGATCATCATGATGCAACGCTGTTTGCGTCTACCAAAGCCGCTGGCCCTGCGTCGAGGCCTTCACGTGGCCCAAGTTAATGGCCAAGCGGTGGCCACAGAAGCACCCGAGGCAGAGCCTCAGGATGCCTTCGAGCGTCAGTACCTGAAGGAGCGAATCGAGATATCGCCTTTCCAGCGGGTTTTCCTAGGAGCAGGTTCCTCTATTGCTGCTCTTCTGGATCCAAGACG CCATGACATGATCGCCTGTTTGGGTGAGACGACTGGAGAGGATGCTCTGTTGACTATTTTGGACACCATGCAGGCCAGCGAGGAGGGTCAGCGCATCATGGCCGATAAGCCCCGCATCCACACCAGCACCATTGACTTTAAGTACCTAGAAACCTTGCCACCGGATACCTTTGGAGCCGCTTACGTAAAGTTTCTGAAAGATAAT CAAGTCACGCCGGACAGTCGCATGGCCGTGAGGTTTCTGGAGGACCCGAAGTTGGCCTACTTGATGACGCGGTATCGCGAATGCCACGACCTGATCCACACGGTGCTGGACATGCCCACCAATATGCTCGGCGAGGTGGCTGTCAAGTGGGTGGAGGCTCTGAACACCGGACTGCCCATGTGCTATGGTGGCGCGGTGTTCGGAGCAGTTCGCCTACGTCCCAA GCAGCGGCGTGCGTACTTGAAGCATTACTTGCCGTGGGCCCTGGAGAACGGAAAGCGGAGCAAGCCCTTGATGCCTGTCTACTGGGAGAAGCGCTGGGAGCAGAACATCCACGAGCTGCGCTCCGAATTGGGAATTACTGTGTTGAATAAAGCCTGA
- the LOC6534333 gene encoding ubiquinone biosynthesis protein COQ4 homolog, mitochondrial isoform X3 has protein sequence MMQRCLRLPKPLALRRGLHVAQVNGQAVATEAPEAEPQDAFERQYLKERIEISPFQRVFLGAGSSIAALLDPRRHDMIACLGETTGEDALLTILDTMQASEEGQRIMADKPRIHTSTIDFKYLETLPPDTFGAAYVKFLKDNQVTPDSRMAVRFLEDPKLAYLMTRYRECHDLIHTVLDMPTNMLGEVAVKWVEALNTGLPMCYGGAVFGAVRLRPKQRRAYLKHYLPWALENGKRSKPLMPVYWEKRWEQNIHELRSELGITVLNKA, from the exons ATGATGCAACGCTGTTTGCGTCTACCAAAGCCGCTGGCCCTGCGTCGAGGCCTTCACGTGGCCCAAGTTAATGGCCAAGCGGTGGCCACAGAAGCACCCGAGGCAGAGCCTCAGGATGCCTTCGAGCGTCAGTACCTGAAGGAGCGAATCGAGATATCGCCTTTCCAGCGGGTTTTCCTAGGAGCAGGTTCCTCTATTGCTGCTCTTCTGGATCCAAGACG CCATGACATGATCGCCTGTTTGGGTGAGACGACTGGAGAGGATGCTCTGTTGACTATTTTGGACACCATGCAGGCCAGCGAGGAGGGTCAGCGCATCATGGCCGATAAGCCCCGCATCCACACCAGCACCATTGACTTTAAGTACCTAGAAACCTTGCCACCGGATACCTTTGGAGCCGCTTACGTAAAGTTTCTGAAAGATAAT CAAGTCACGCCGGACAGTCGCATGGCCGTGAGGTTTCTGGAGGACCCGAAGTTGGCCTACTTGATGACGCGGTATCGCGAATGCCACGACCTGATCCACACGGTGCTGGACATGCCCACCAATATGCTCGGCGAGGTGGCTGTCAAGTGGGTGGAGGCTCTGAACACCGGACTGCCCATGTGCTATGGTGGCGCGGTGTTCGGAGCAGTTCGCCTACGTCCCAA GCAGCGGCGTGCGTACTTGAAGCATTACTTGCCGTGGGCCCTGGAGAACGGAAAGCGGAGCAAGCCCTTGATGCCTGTCTACTGGGAGAAGCGCTGGGAGCAGAACATCCACGAGCTGCGCTCCGAATTGGGAATTACTGTGTTGAATAAAGCCTGA
- the LOC6534334 gene encoding RAB6-interacting golgin codes for MTEKFNGFSHDEILKITGVKEGGVGKRPASLEAAKQALRNQPGIRRMPDKIFRQADQLRKQQQQPQQPIQKPDVAKKAKSGTATPTEKPPTPTPAAEDDVANGSLNLERPLSDSLIEALYHGHATARDKKSPATYADAEGTSTDDSSILKISGGDSQTTSSTDDGSILPSTQDSSSRERLNTDSPFKGISLKDFEQHRRMIEEQNKQKKQMLYQAIEQHTQKTAAESRKIEEIRHELSKLESDLAVDVALLRKQIDNACIHFSNVEKQYVKIEAQFLRAKIELHNASEKKELLTEHLCTVIAHNEDRKAQKLTELMQKVGLSPADDCQPIDITPQSPQTQM; via the exons ATGACTGAGAAATTCAATGGCTTTAGCCACGACGAGATCCTCAAGATCACGGGCGTAAAGGAGGGAGGCGTGGGCAAAAGGCCTGCGAGTCTGGAAGCAG CGAAGCAGGCGCTCCGGAATCAACCCGGCATTCGGCGGATGCCCGATAAGATCTTCCGGCAAGCGGATCAGTTgcggaagcagcagcagcaaccacagcaaCCCATACAAAAACCGGATGTGGCGAAAAAGGCCAAATCGGGAACTGCGACTCCCACGGAAAAGCCACCAACTCCCACTCCCGCAGCGGAAGATGACGTAGCGAACGGATCGCTGAATTTGGAGCGCCCACTTTCCGATTCATTAATAGAGGCACTCTACCATGGACATGCTACAGCTAGAGATAAGAAATCCCCCGCCACGTATGCGGATGCTGAGGGAACGTCCACCGACGACAGCTCGATTCTGAAGATAAGCGGCGGTGACAGCCAGACCACTAGCTCCACGGATGATGGCAGCATCCTGCCGAGTACCCAGGACTCGTCCTCGCGGGAGCGCCTTAACACAGACTCCCCTTTCAAGGGCATCTCCCTAAAGGACTTCGAACAGCATCGCCGCATGATCGAGGAGCAAAACAAGCAGAAGAAGCAAATGCTCTACCAGGCCATCGAGCAGCACACCCAGAAGACGGCGGCGGAGTCACGAAAAATCGAGGAGATCCGTCACGAGTTGTCTAAGCTGGAAAGTGATCTGGCCGTGGACGTAGCCCTGCTGAGGAAGCAGATCGACAACGCCTGCATACATTTTTCCAATGTAGA AAAACAATACGTCAAGATCGAGGCTCAGTTCTTGCGGGCCAAGATAGAGCTGCACAATGCATCCGAAAAGAAGGAGCTGCTCACCGAGCATCTTTGCACAGTAATTGCCCACAACGAGGACCGCAAAGCGCAGAAGCTCACTGAGTTGATGCAGAAAGTGGGTCTGTCGCCAGCCGATGATTGCCAACCAATTGATATAACCCCACAAAGCCCCCAAACCCAAATGTAA
- the LOC6534335 gene encoding DNA-directed RNA polymerase III subunit RPC7-like, whose translation MAGRGRGGKTGTLTAEQMAMLGCTKDMPVQTAPPPTFPPVLNRPTALETTATQNYQLLWKEDFLNRMRDSPYYIVSASQDTKNLVHKDWREKAMERMKLKAHPDFNYKAMPQELNISSRKRRGADAKPKLLAKKTNIEDRLKVLEQKELKSGGGEQDEAKQESDSEQEEEDPEAALDDEMDEDNDYGATYFDNGEAFNDEDDNLDDGPVY comes from the exons ATGGCAGGCCGCGGAAGGGGTGGCAAGACAGGCACCCTCACGGCGGAGCAAATGGCCATGCTGGGATGCACAAAGGATATGCCGGTGCAGACGGCGCCGCCACCTACATTTCCGCCTGTTTTAAACAGACCCACTGCCCTAGAG ACAACCGCCACACAAAACTATCAACTCCTGTGGAAGGAGGATTTCCTGAACCGAATGCGAGATTCCCCCTATTACATAGTCTCCGCAAGTCAGGACACAAAAAATCTTGTGCACAAGGATTGGCGAGAA AAAGCCATGGAGCGCATGAAACTCAAAGCTCATCCCGATTTTAACTATAAAGCCATGCCCCAGGAGCTAAACATCTCCAGTCGAAAACGTCGTGGAGCAGATGCGAAGCCGaagctgctggccaagaagaCAAACATCGAGGACAGGCTGAAGGTTCTGGAGCAGAAAGAACTGAAGTCAGGTGGCGGTGAGCAGGACGAGGCCAAGCAGGAATCCGATTCCGAACAGGAGGAGGAAGATCCGGAGGCGGCGTTGGATGATGAGATGGACGAGGACAACGACTACGGTGCAACGTACTTCGATAACGGAGAAGCTTTCAATGATGAAGACGACAACTTGGACGATGGTCCCGTATATTGA
- the LOC6534336 gene encoding uncharacterized protein LOC6534336 encodes MLVKHIVKQGLLLKNAGALSRAAYHGGHGPHSTMNDLPVPAGDWKEQHSQKNAKYNAALITGILVLAGTIGFVKSSGIIHFNYYVPKSLD; translated from the exons ATGTTGGTTAAGCACATTGTCAAGCAAGGGCTTCTGCTCAAGAATG CTGGCGCCTTGTCGCGTGCCGCTTACCACGGTGGACATGGTCCCCACTCCACCATGAACGATCTGCCCGTGCCCGCTGGAGACTGGAAGGAGCAGCACAGCCAGAAGAACGCCAAGTACAACGCCGCCCTCATCACTGGCATTCTCGTCCTGGCTGGCACCATTGGATTC GTGAAGTCTTCTGGTATCATCCACTTCAACTACTACGTGCCCAAGAGCCTGGACTAA